Within Hydrogenophaga sp. PAMC20947, the genomic segment CGCCGAATTGACCAGCGCCAGCAACCGGTAGACCAGCACCGGGTCTTGCCGCACGAACCGTTCCAGTTGCTCCAGCGAACAATCCTCCTGGATGGCCTTGCGGCATTGCAGGATGATGACCGCATCACAGCCCATGGGCTTGTCACGCCAGGCGTGCAGCACATCGTCTTCTGGCCAGCCCGAAACGCCCCACGCCCCCGCTGCGTCCAGGCAATGATCGGCCAGCAAGCGCCCGCCAATGCCTTCGTACAACTGACCCGCCAGCATGGGGCTGGTGCGACCGGGCACAGGCGTTCCATCGGCCGCGCACGACTGCAAAGCTTCCAGTGATTCGGCCGCGCTGGGTTGCAAAAGGCTGCGCACGCCCAGCGGAGCAATCACTTCGCCATGCATATCGGCCAGGGGCAATCGCCGCAACAGCTGATGGCCACCACGGACCGCCACGGCAAGCGCTGCCAAGCGGCCCGGTTCGGTGAAAGGCTCGGGGCCCAACTCAATCCAGGTATGGTGGACCGGCGGGCAGCGCGTGGCCTGCCACTGCAAATCGGGTGACTGAAAAGAAACGATCAGCAACGGTGCGCCTGCGGGCCAATCCTCTCCCAGGACCTGCATCACATGGGCGGCGTCCACCGATGCCGGCCGGGTTTCGAGCACGCCCACCCGAACGGCGGCGAGCCGGCGGCGCCGGTTCCAGACCGGCTGGTAAGCCATGGCCACACTGTCCAGTACGCTTTTGCTCATGGTTTAAGGCCTGTGAACACTGTTTGTTCCAAGTGCGAATGGGGTGAGAATAGTGTTCACAGGCCCTAGCTGATGTACTGGAACAAGGACAGGTTCTGAATCTTGGCGTAGGACTGCAAGGCGACCTCCAGGGCAGTCTGCTTGTTCTGGAAATCGGAAATGCCCTGGATCATGTCGAGATCTTCAAGGTTGGACTGCTCGGTTTTGTGCGCAACCGCGCGACCGGTGAGCAAAGCCTCGGTGGCATCAGCCCGGTTGAGCCAGGCGCCGGTCTGGCTCCGTGCCTGCGAATTGCGATCCAGGCTGGCATCGATTTCGCCCATGGCGCGGTCGATCACATGGGTGCGCGACGCGCCATTGCCGGTTGACCGCAACGCATCAATAGCGTTCTGCATGACTTTGAAGATATCGGTTGGGGACGTGGGCGTCGCCACAGCGATGGAGTCTAAGTCTTGTGGCGCTCCACTCACCACAAGCGACATGCCATCGAATTCAATGGCACTGCCTGCCACATAAGGCACACCGATCATGCCAGCCACCGGCGCACCAGTCGTGGTGTTGGTCACGCTGAACTGCATCACGCCACCGACATCGGCAAACGTTAGGTTGTAGTTTTGGCCAGTCAAGGCCGTGGGACTGGTCACTTTGCCGGAGTCGGTGCGCACACTGCCGGTGTTGCCTGCGCCCAGATCAACAGCAAAGGTGCCATTCCCTTTGGGCACCTGCATCCAGATGGCCTCACCGTCCAGCGACTGGGGCAGCGTGTTGTTGCCAGTGGCTTCCTGCCCGCGCTGTCCATCGAAGCGCACGTCGCCGCCCCCGGAGGGACCGTACACCTCAACAAAGGGTGTCTGCGAACCACCCAGCCCGCCAAACAAGGTGCGGCCAGAAGAATCGCGCTGGTTGGCTACGCCGAGCAGGCGCTCGCGCAGGCCCTCGATCTGCAGGGCAATATCGGCCCGCTCCCGGTCACTGTAGGAGCCATTGCCCGCCGACACCAGCAGCGTACGCACATCCTGGATGAGCTCATTGGCCTCGCCCAGCGCGCTCTCGGCCTGGGTGAGGCTGGCACGCGAACTTGCCAGAGCGCGTTTGTCGGACTCCACCCGGGCATAGCGGTTTTGCACCGCCTCGGACATGACCGCCGAGACCGGATCATCGCTGGCCTTTAGCACGCGTTTACCGGTCGAGATGCGGTTTTGCTGGTCCACCAGATCCGACTGGCGCTTGCTCAGATTACCGATGGTGTTGTCATAACTGTTGGCGGTGGCGACTCTCATGGTGTCCTCTCATTCGCTGAATCAGCGACCCACAGATTGCATCAGGGTGTCAAACGTGCTCTGGGCAATTTGCAGGAATTTGGCCGACGCCTGGTAAGCCTGCTGGTACTGCAACAACCGGGCTGCTTCCTCGTCCAGGTTGACACCAGAAACCGACGAACGCGCCGCCTCGGTATTGGACGCAACTTGCGCCGAATAGCTGGCTGAGAATTTCGCGCTCTGCACCTGGGTACCCAGGTGCGAAAGCAAAGCGCCATAGCCATCGCTGAGCGAAACGCCATCAAAGGTGGCCAAATCGCGCAAGGCCAATACCGCTTCTGCATTGCCCCCGTTCTGGCTGTTTCCTCCAGCGGGCGACGCGGTCACGGTGAAGCTTTCCCCGGCCGTGGGCGAACCTCGCAGGGTCAGGCTCCAGCCGTTGAACTGCAAGGGCTGCCCGGGTGTGTAGTTGTAGCTTGAGAGCGCGGCGTTGTCGGGCGGGGGATTGCCCGGCCCGAGGCCGGTGGCTGTGAAGCTACCGTCTGCAAGGAAAGTGATCGTGACCGGATCGGTCAGGTTGGCGGAAGGCTCCACCGCGTAGAGCTTTTCAATGGTCATGCCACCGGTGTTGCCCGTGCCGGGGGTCACCATCACTGGGCTGCCCACCGCCAGTTGGTTGGGCGCTCCGATGGCGAGCTGCATGTTGCGTGCAGCCGCAGAAAAGGGACGCACCTTGAAGCTGTCGCCCACGGCGCCGGCGCCCGAGTCGAGCTGGAAGCTCAATCCGTCAACCTCGGCCGGCAGGCTGGCAAATGACGAAGTCGTGCCATCGGACATGCGGGTCACCGTGACGCCGCTCGCCACAAAACTGACCTTGTAGTCCGAAGCCTTTAAAGCCGCCGGATCCGTCACTTCACTGTGGATTTGCGCAGTACCCGAGTTCGTGTTCGCAGGTGTTCCCACCACCGGCGCAGCAGGGACAAAGAAATTGCCACCCGCATTGCCCTGCAGATCCACGCCCAGCGTGTGCTGGGTGTTCATCTCGGTCGTGAGCGCCAGCGACATGCGCCCCAGCAGGTTTTCCATCTTGGGCAGATCGTCTTTCAGAAAGCCCATCAAGCCGCCCAGGCTGCCTCCCAGCGAAGCATGCGCCATGGTGTGCGACACCCCCCCCTGCACAAAATTGATCTGGATCTGGGCAGGGTCGGTGTTGTCGGCCACCACCTGGAGCTTGTTTGCACTCTGCCCCAGGACCAGCGGCTGGCTGCCGCCCACAAACACGCTGACACTGCCGTCGTCGGCAGACACGGTGCTGATCTGCACGTATTGGCTGAGCTCGGCAAGCGCAGCGTCGCGCTGATCGAGCAAATCGTTGGGCTGCCCCTGGTTGCCCTGGTTTTCAATCACCTTCTGGTTGAGTTTGGCGATGTCGGAAGCAAGGCGGTTGATGTTGTCAACCGAAGTTTTGGCCTGAAGGCGGCCACTGTTGACCATGGTATCGAGCTGCGTTGCCGTGTCGCGCATGCGAGCGGCCAGATCATCGCCACGCGAGATCGCCACCACACGGGCCGACAGATCAGATGGCGAGGACGCCACATCGTTCCAGGCGTTGAGCATGGAGTTGACGGCCGCTCCCAAGCCCTCTTCACCAATCGGGAACAGCGACTCCAGCTGGCTCATGCGCGTATAGCGTTCGCTGTCGGCAGCCGCCACGGAGCTGGCCACTTGGGCTTCCCGGGTCAGGTAGGCACTGTGCGAACGCGTCACACTGGACAGCTCGACGCCTTTTCCGAAATACATGCCACCCAGCGTCTGGTAGCCCGCCGACTGGGTCTGCACCGTTTGCCGAGAGTAACCCGAGGTGTTCACATTGGCAATGTTGTTGCCAATGACCTGCAAGGCCGCCAGGTTGGTGGTGAGGGCGCCGGCGCCAATGCTCAGTGAAGAGGTCATTTCAACGTTCCTCGTTTCCAGGCGCAAGCTCTCGCCGCCACAATGCCATCAACACCACCGGCAACACCTGCAAAACCGGACGCCTGCGGGTCCGTGAAGCATTGCCAAATTCAGCGTGAGAAACGGCGAAAGCGGTGCTCATAGCGAACTCCGTTGCAGGCTCAGGGTCGTGTTGATGGCCTGGCTGAGCTTGGCCGCATAGCGCGGATCGGTGGCGTAACCGGCCTTTTGCAACCCGGTGGTGAACCCTTGCACCGAGTCCAGCTGATCCATCACCTGGTCGTACCGCGGGCTCTTGCTGATCAGCTTCGCGTAATCGCGGAAAGCGTCTTCGTAGGAATCGTAGGCCCGGAACTTGGCCGTGGTCTTGTGGGGCGTTCCGTTGCTGTACTCGGTGGTCCGCACTTCGGCGACCTTGCCTTTCCACCCACCGGTGGCTTTGATACCGAACAGGTTGAACGATGGCGCCCCATCGGCATGGCGGATTTCGCTCTTGCCCCAACCGGTCTCGTGGCCAGCTTGCCCAATCATGTAGCTCGCAGGAATACCCGAATCCCGCGACACCGCTTCAGCCGCCTGGCTGTGCTGGTTCACGAAACCCGCCTGACGCGAATTGCCCGAAGCGCGCGAGACGGTGCTACCGCCTGAGACCCAGGGCGCTTCTGACATCTTGGCCGAAGGGGCTTTGACCGCGTCACCCGCGTCACCCGCCTTGCCCCCTTGATCCGTGATTTGCTGGCTGAGCTGGCGCTCAATGGCGCCCGACAAGCCCCCAGGGAGGCCCGACATCTGCACCGCAAACTGCTGGTCGAGCAAATCATTGCCCAGGCTGCTGCCCTGGCCTTCCAGAATGCCCGACTTCATCGTCGCTTCGCGCATGCTCTTGATCACTTCGCGCATGAACAAGGCTTCAAATTGCTTGGCCGCCTGTTTGAGCGCAGCCTTGCCATCGTCGCCCGATTTACTGGCCTGGTATTTCAGACCGTTCAGCGAAGAAGGATCGGCCGACAAGGCCTGCTGCATGCCCATCGAAACGGTGTTCACACCCAGGCCCTCCCGAGCGGCATGGATGCGCGACGATTCGAAACCGCCTCAACACGCAGCATGCCCGTGATATGCCCGCCACAAGGCTGCGAATGACACAAGCTGGACTCAGAAGCAGCAACCAGACGACGTACTTTCCGTAGCGATGTGCCGGAACCCGGAATGCCGCTGGACCGGCTTTGCCGGGCTGCAGGCATTGCTGCCCCCTTGAGGGGGCGACGCGAAGCGGCGCGGGGGCGGGTCATATCACCTCCAGCTCTGCATTCATGGCACCGGCGGCCTTGATGGCCTGCAGAATGGCCAGCAAATCCTGGGGCGTGGCGCCCAGGCCGTTGAGCATGCGCACGAGGTCCGACAGCTTGGGGGATGCCTCCATCTGCACCAGCGCCCCGCCTTCCTGTGTGATCTTGATATCGGTTTTTTCAGCGACCACGGTCTGGCCGCCTGACAACGGGTTGGGTTGGCTCACCACGGGTGTGGAGCTGATGCTCACCGACAGGTTGCCGTGGGCCACGGCACAAGGGCCAATGGTCACAGCCCCGTTCATCACAATCGAGCCCGTACGGGTATTGATGATCACGCGCGCCGCGGGCACACTGGTTTCCAGCTGGATTTCTTCCACCTCGGCCAGAAAGCTCACTCGGGCGTTGGGATCGATGGGTGCGCGCAAGCGCACCAGGCGCCCGTCCATGGCATTGGCCGTGCCCTTGCCCATGCGGGTATTGATGGCTTCAGCCACCCTGCGGGCGGTTTGAAAATCGGAAGCGTTGAGGCCAAGGTCGATGGTGTCGCCCAAAGCAAATGCGGTGGGCACCGTGCGTTCCACCTGCGCGCCCGAGGGAATCCGGCCCGCGCTCAAGTGGTTGATCTGCACCTTGCTGCCGCCGCCCGAAGCGCCAGCGCCACCCACCAGCAAGTTGCCCTGGGCCAGGGCATAGATTTCACCGTCCACCCCCTTCAACGGGGTGGTGATCAGGGTGCCACCCCGCAAGGACTTGGAGTTGCCCATGGACGACACCGTGACATCGATCATCTGCCCGGGTTGGGCAAAAGCGGGCAACTGCGCGGTGACCAGCACAGCCGCCACGTTCTTCATCTGCACCTTGGCATCGGCGGGCAGGGTCATGCCCAGTTGCTGCAGGTAGTTGCTCATGCCCTGGGAGGTGTAGGGCATCTGGGTGGTTTGGTCGCCTGTGCCATCCAGCCCAACCACCAGACCAAAGCCGGTGAGCTGGTTGGTGCGCACACCCTGAACCGCGGCCACTTCCTTGATCCGGATCGCATGGGCATCCAGCGGCCAGCCCAGCCACACCGAACCCATCAACAGCAGGGTGCTGCAGACCACCACACGGCGCATGCGCGCCAACCAACGTTCTCGCTGGCCATACAGGCGGCGAATGAACTCGGCGGTGGGGACTGGTGCGTGTTTCATGGTTTCCATGCTACGGGAGCATCAGAAGGGGAAAACGCTCAAAAAGGCCCGTGACAACCAGCCAATTGAAAGCGCTTCGTCCACCGGACCTCGTCCACGCGATTCAATTCGCGCGTTGGCGACCTGGGTGGAGGCCACCGTATTGCCGGGTTTGATGTGGCGCGGATCAACCGTGCCAGAGAAACGCAACACGTCGACGTTGTTGTTGACACCGATCTGTTTGTCTCCAGCCACCAGCAGGTGGCCGTTGGGCAGCACCTCTCGCACGGTGACGGTGATCACACCGGAAAAATCGTTGGCATTGGTGTTGTCACCTGAGCCTGCAAAAGTGTTACTGGATTCGGCGCCCAGCGTCAGGTTGTTGATTTTGGCCAGATCGGCCGGCTTGATCAGGGGAACTGCGGTGACGGTTCCACCCACACTGCCGCTTCGATCCACATTGGAGGAGGAGGACTGGTTGGCACTCACCTTTTCGGTGATCTGGATCGTGAGGGTATCGCCGGGCCAGCGCGCGCGCGGGTCTTCAAATCCGGGTCGGTAGCTGCTGGCCTGAAACAGGCTGCCATTGGTGGGTGTACCCCAGGCTTTGGTGTGGGCGTAATCGATGGGCTTCAAAGGCTCGAACTCCACCGGCGTGCTTTGACAAGCGCCCAGCAAGACTGCCGCCCCCAACCAGGCCAGGCGGCCCAGGTTGGCCACAAAATACAGCACAGTTTCGCGCAAGGTCATGGCAGGCTTTCGATGCGACTCGCAATCGGTCGTCACGGTGATCACAGTTGTGCCAGGCGCTGCAGCATCTGGTCGCTGGTCTGGATCGCCTTGGAGTTCATCTCGTAGGCGCGCTGGGTCTGGATCATCGTCACCAGTTCCTGCACCACGTTGACGTTGGACGTCTCGACATAACCCTGCATGATCTGGCCCATGCCTGCGCTGCCGGGTGCGCCCGTGATCGGGTTGCCCGATGCGACGCTCTCGGCATAGAGGTTGCCGCCCAGCGGCTCAAGACCGGCCGGATTCACGAACGTGGCCAGCTCCAGAGTGCCCACCTGCTGGGGCGTGGCATTGGCGGGGAGCTTCACGGTCACCACACCGTCTTTGCCCACCGTGATGCTCTGGGCTTCTGCGGGGATGGTGATTCCACCAGCCACAGCCAGGCCGCTGGAAGTCACCAGGCGGCCATCTGCGTCAACCTGCAGGCTGCCATCCCGGGTATAGCCCGTGGTGCCGTCGGCCATGGAAACCTGCAGGAACCCGCTCCCGTTGACCGCGAGATCCAGCTGGTTGCCCGACTGTTGCAAGCTGCCTTGCGTGAACGAACGCGAGGTGGCCACGGTGCGCACGCCCAGACCCACCTGCAAGCCGGTGGGCAAGTTGTTTTGCTCGGTGTCGGCCGCACCCACCTGCCGCAGGTTCTGGTACATCAGGTCTTCGAACACGGCACTGGAGCGCTTGAAGCCATTCGTCGAGACGTTGGCCATGTTGTTGGAAATCACGTCCAGCTGGGTTTGCTGGGCCTGCATGCCGGTCTTGGAAATCCACAGCGAATTGATCATGGTGTGCTCCGGGGAATGGGGTTGTCTTCAGAGGGAATCAGCCGTTCATGCTGAGCAGCTGGCTGGCGGTCTTGTCGTTGGTCTCGCCGTTTTGCAGCATGCGCATCTGCAATTCGAACTGGCGGGAGACGGCGATCATGCCGACCATCGCCTCAATGGGGTTCACGTTGCTGCCCTCCAGGGCGCCGCCCTGCACGCGGGCCTGCGCATCGCCCGGCAGGGGCTGCCCTTGAGACCCCCGAAACAGGCCATCGACGCCACGCTTGAGAGCGTTCTCTCCATCGGGCGTCACCAGCTTGAGCTTGCCCAGGCTTTGCGGTGGCGCTTCGCCCACACGAGCGTTCACCGTTCCGTCGGAGCCTATGTCGAGTTGAGCATTGTTGGGCACCACGATGGGAGCGCCCCCTTCGCTCAATACCGTGTAACCCTGCGCCGTCACCAGCGAGCCGTTGGCGTTGACTTCGAATGCACCGGCCCGTGTGTAGGCCTCAATGCCATCCAGACCCTGCACACCAAAATAGGCGTTGCCTTTGGCGGCCACGTCCAGGTTGCGCCCGGTGGGATTGATCGGGCCGGGCGCTTCCAGGTGGCCTGCCGTGGCCTCCAGCGCAAATACCCGCGTGCTCGAACCATCGCCGCGCACCGGCACCGCCCGAAATGTCGCCAGCTCGGCCCGAAAGCCAGGCGTAGAGGCGTTGGCCAGGTTGTTGGCCAGGATCTGCTGCCGCTGCGAAGCGGCATTGGCACCGCTCATGGCGGTGTAGATCATGCGGTCCATATCGGGCTCCGGTCGTTTTCTTGGTTTCGAAACAGCTCCGACGCATGGGCTGAAGCCCAGGGCGCCGTGGAACCGGCTTTGCCGGGCCGCCAGTGCCACCCCCATTCAAAGGGTCACACACGGCTCGGCCGGGTTATCTCATGTTCAACAGCGTGCTCATGATCTGGTCTTGCGTCTTGATGGTCTGGGCGTTGGCCTGGTAGGCCCGTTGCGCCGTCATCATGTTGACCAGCTCACCGGTCAAATCGACGTTGGAGTCTTCCAGAGCGCCCGATTTCAGCGAGCCAAACTTGCCCTCGCCCGGGGCGCCCGCAATCGGCTCGCCTGATGCGGCCGTTGCGACCCAGTTGCCTCCACCTGTCGGCGAGAGGCCCTGCGCATTGCGGAAGTTGACCAGCGCAATCTGGCCGGCGGCCTGGGACTGACCATTGGAATAGCGGGCCGTGATCACGCCGTTGTCGCCAATGCCCAGGCTGGTCAGTTCACCAGGTCGGTAACCGTCCTGCGACAGATTGGACACCGCAAAATCTGCACCGAATTGGGTGATGTCATCGAAACTGATGTCGACGTTGAATACCTCAGCAGGGTCGTTGGGCGAGGCCAGCTGCAACTGGGGAATCACCGTCGCGGGATCCAGCGTGCCGTCGGCCAGGAAGTTGACGGCAAAAGGCACCGAAGCCGCAGGATCCGCGCCGTTCACGCCCGGATAAACGTTCCACTGGTTGTTGCCAACCTTTTCAAAAACGAAGGTCACCGGCACTTCCAGGCCCTGGGCATCAAACCCGTTGAGCGAGGTGCTGTAGGTTCCAAATGGCGTGGGGGGAACCACGGCCGCGGCGATGGGTGCCCGCGCATCCAGATTGAACTCGGCGGTGATGGCGGTCGTCAGCTTCGCCGGAATGGGGCCGCCCGTCGGCAGCTTGAGTGGCTGCGACTCAAATGCGGTCCGCACACCTGCGGCATCGGTCGGATAACCCATCAGGTTGGCACCTTCGTTGGTGATGATATTGCCAACGTTGTCCAGCTTGAACATACCCGCTCGCGAGTAGGCCATGGAACCATCGGGCATGGTCACTTCGAAAAAGCCGTTGCCGTTGATGGCCACGTCCATGTCATTTCCGGTGACCGTGATGTTGCCCTGAGTGAACATCTGTGACACCGTGGCCACGGTCACACCAATGCCCGAATTGATGCCGCCCGAAGCGTTGATCGAGCTGGCGTACAACTCAGAGAATTCAGCTCGCGACGTTTTCATACCCACGGTGTTGGCGTTGGCGATGTTGTGGCCAATCACGTCGAGGTTGCGGCTGGAGGCGTTGAGGCCAGAGAGGCCATGCTGGAAAGCCATGATGATGTCCTTTGGAGGCGGGTGATGGGGGGTCAGAAAAGAACGATGGAGCGGGTCTGCAAGGGGTTACATGAACGCCCTGGCCTGGTCGTAGGCGACCGAACGGCCGTTTTGCAACTGCAGCGTCATGGCGCCATTGGTCATGCCGACCGAAGCCACCTTGATGCGCGACAGCGGCGTCGCTTCGATCACCTGGGTGCCTTGAGAAGCGCGCACGGAAAAACTGGCAATACTGGCTGGCGGAATGGCACCGGCGTTCCACTCAAAGGCATGCTGCCCAGCGCCCTGCGCGCCCATGTCCACGGTGTCAATCAGCGCGCCGTTGACGCCCACGATGTCGACATAGACCTGGCTGGCGCCCGACGGCAGCGACAAGGCGCCCTTGCCTACCGTGCCCTCAAAGCTGAGTTCTTTGCCATCGATCAGGACTTCGCGCCCGATCAACGAAGCACCCTGCAGGGACTGTGTGGCGCTCATCTGACTGGCCATGCCCTTGAGCGTGGCGTTGAGTTCCTGGATGCCGCTGACCGTGTTGATCTGCGCCATCTGGGTCGTCATCTGCGCGTTGTCCATCGGGTTGAGCGGATCCTGGTTGTTGATCTGTGCGACGAGCAACTTGAGGAAGCGGTCTTGCGAGGCCTCAGGGTCCGTGGCGCTGTTGCTGCTCGTGGATGTGGTGGAACCCACGGTGTTACCGAGGTTGCTGAGATCAATCGGCGTCATGGTTTTTCAGTTCTCGTTTATTGACCCATTTGAAGGGTCTTGAGCAGCAGGGACTTGGCCGTATTCATGACCTCAACGTTGTTCTGGTACGAACGCGAAGCCGACATCATGTTGACCATTTCTTCCACCGGATTCACATTGGAATGGGTCACATATCCTTCGGCATCAGCGCTGGGGTGGTAGGGGTCGTGCACCTTGCGCCCGGGCGCTTCGCTCTCGGTGATGTTCTTCACCTTGACGCCCGCATCACCCTGCCCGCCCATGGGCACGCTCTGAAACACCACCTGTCGCGCCTTGTAGCTTTGCCCGTCAGGCCCGGCCACCGCATCGGCATTGGCCAGATTGCTGGCCACCACGTTGAGACGCTGCGACTGCGAGCTGATGGCACTGCCGGAAACCCCAAAAATGGCAAACATCGACATGACTGATTCCTTTCAGAAACCGCACAGACGCAGGAGCGAGGTGCATTGAACCAAGGACACCGCAGAACTGGCTTTGCCAGGCTGCAGGTGTCGCCCCCTGGAGGGGGTCGCGCGCAGCGCGGCGGGGGTGAGGCAAAGAACTGCGATGCGGGGGGTGCTCATATTCACTGCCCCGTGATCGCGCTGAGCATGGTTTTCACATGCGAGTTGATGAAACGCAGCGTGGACTCATAGCGGATGCTGTTGTCCACAAAATTGGCCCGCTCGCGGTCCAGGTCCACCGAGTTGCCATCCTGGCTGGGCTGGGTCTGCACCGTGTAGGCCATGGCGGGGTCCCGTGCATCGCGGGTGCCCAGGCGCATGTGTTGCGCGTTGGTCTGGGTCGGCGCTGTGGTGCTGGTGCCTGACACATCTTTGAGCGCCGCCGCAAAGTCGAAATCGCGAGCAATGTAGCCCGGCGTATCGGCATTGGCAATGTTGCTGGCGATCACCTGCTGACGCTGGGAACGCAGCACGAGCGAGTTGGCGTAATTGCCCAACTGGCTGGTCATTTGCTCAAGCATCTGGCACTCCTGACTTGTTGATGGGGCGGTGCAAAACTGCGAAAAACGCATTTATCGACCGGGATGAAAGTGAGTATGGGAAAACTTGAGCCTGAGCAATGGCAGGAACAAGCGCTGCTTTTGCAGGTATTTCCCGGCTTTCCCCGTCAGCCACCCGCACTACAGTCGTTTTCAACGGGCAAGGGTCCGGGTTTCACCGCCCGCCTCTGAAACCGGCCAATCGGCCGAATCTGCTGCCCACGTCTGGAAGCCATGAAACACGATCACCATCTCCGTCCAGTCCGCAGCCGCCTCCAGGCGCTGTGCTGGCCGATGCTGGCCGGCGTGTGGCTGGCCATGGCCAGTACCGCCGGCCTGGCCCAGGTGCCGTTCGCCTCGGGCGCGGCGGTCACCGCCAAC encodes:
- the flgB gene encoding flagellar basal body rod protein FlgB encodes the protein MLEQMTSQLGNYANSLVLRSQRQQVIASNIANADTPGYIARDFDFAAALKDVSGTSTTAPTQTNAQHMRLGTRDARDPAMAYTVQTQPSQDGNSVDLDRERANFVDNSIRYESTLRFINSHVKTMLSAITGQ
- the flgC gene encoding flagellar basal body rod protein FlgC, whose amino-acid sequence is MSMFAIFGVSGSAISSQSQRLNVVASNLANADAVAGPDGQSYKARQVVFQSVPMGGQGDAGVKVKNITESEAPGRKVHDPYHPSADAEGYVTHSNVNPVEEMVNMMSASRSYQNNVEVMNTAKSLLLKTLQMGQ
- the flgE gene encoding flagellar hook protein FlgE produces the protein MAFQHGLSGLNASSRNLDVIGHNIANANTVGMKTSRAEFSELYASSINASGGINSGIGVTVATVSQMFTQGNITVTGNDMDVAINGNGFFEVTMPDGSMAYSRAGMFKLDNVGNIITNEGANLMGYPTDAAGVRTAFESQPLKLPTGGPIPAKLTTAITAEFNLDARAPIAAAVVPPTPFGTYSTSLNGFDAQGLEVPVTFVFEKVGNNQWNVYPGVNGADPAASVPFAVNFLADGTLDPATVIPQLQLASPNDPAEVFNVDISFDDITQFGADFAVSNLSQDGYRPGELTSLGIGDNGVITARYSNGQSQAAGQIALVNFRNAQGLSPTGGGNWVATAASGEPIAGAPGEGKFGSLKSGALEDSNVDLTGELVNMMTAQRAYQANAQTIKTQDQIMSTLLNMR
- a CDS encoding flagellar hook capping FlgD N-terminal domain-containing protein → MTPIDLSNLGNTVGSTTSTSSNSATDPEASQDRFLKLLVAQINNQDPLNPMDNAQMTTQMAQINTVSGIQELNATLKGMASQMSATQSLQGASLIGREVLIDGKELSFEGTVGKGALSLPSGASQVYVDIVGVNGALIDTVDMGAQGAGQHAFEWNAGAIPPASIASFSVRASQGTQVIEATPLSRIKVASVGMTNGAMTLQLQNGRSVAYDQARAFM